One window of Romeriopsis navalis LEGE 11480 genomic DNA carries:
- a CDS encoding IS6 family transposase: MSDIHPFKWRHYEADIILLNLRWYLRYNLSYRDLAEMMRERGLKVDHTTIFRWVQAYSSELDKRARPYLRPTNDSWRVDETYVKIKGGWKYLYRAVDSDGNTLDFMLSAKRDAKAAKRFLKKVLNAPHIVEPRVIIIDKNAAYPPAIEQLKTDEALSKTTETRRVKYLNNIVEQDHRFIKRRVNPGLGFGSFNTARRTLKGY; the protein is encoded by the coding sequence ATGTCCGACATCCATCCCTTCAAATGGCGTCATTATGAAGCCGACATCATTTTATTGAACCTGCGTTGGTATTTGCGTTACAACCTCAGCTATCGAGATTTAGCTGAAATGATGCGAGAGCGTGGTCTCAAAGTCGATCACACCACCATCTTTCGTTGGGTGCAGGCCTATAGCTCAGAACTAGACAAGCGGGCTCGCCCGTATCTTCGACCGACCAACGATTCCTGGCGGGTGGACGAAACGTACGTCAAAATCAAAGGGGGATGGAAGTACCTCTATCGAGCCGTGGATTCCGACGGCAATACTTTGGACTTTATGCTCAGTGCCAAGCGAGATGCCAAGGCGGCAAAACGGTTTCTTAAGAAGGTTCTCAACGCGCCACACATCGTCGAACCCAGAGTTATCATCATCGATAAAAATGCCGCCTATCCGCCGGCGATCGAGCAGTTAAAGACAGATGAAGCGTTATCCAAAACAACCGAAACCCGACGGGTCAAATATTTGAACAATATCGTCGAGCAGGACCATCGCTTTATTAAACGACGGGTCAATCCTGGCTTGGGATTTGGTTCATTCAACACCGCCAGACGCACGCTCAAGGGGTACGA